The Allochromatium tepidum genome has a window encoding:
- the cydC gene encoding thiol reductant ABC exporter subunit CydC, with product MNELRRLWRLFRPYRTWMLVGTLAAILTLLANVTLIAAAGWFLTAMAAAGAAGVAMNYFTPAALIRGSAMIRTAGRYGERLVNHEATFRLIASLRVWFYQHLEPLAPARLQQYHSGDLLSRIRADIDALDNLYVRVLVPVAVANVSILLFTVFLFVYHPLLALSGLTFLVLAGVGLPIWSQARGLEPGRRIAEDEAALRAAVIDGIQGMAELTLYGAAERQAQRIDTLSRRLIADQTRLSSDHGLTQAAVGLCAGLSLWVLLWIAIPLIDDGRLMPPQLAMLALFTLAGFEAVAPLPQAFQMLGRTLAAAHRLFSIVDTEPAVAEPDTPSPQPERFDLEFDDVGFTYPDAPRPALSGIRLQVPQGTRAAVIGATGSGKSTLFNLLLRFWAPDSGRIRVGGHDILDFHGDDLRRHIAVVSQHTHLFDATIRENLLIAKPDAGQEAIEAACRVAQIHDFIVELPEGYDTWVGETGVRLSGGQGRRIAVARALLKDAPILLLDEPTEGLDAATERDLMQALDELMTGRTVLLITHRPAGLDWVDQVLVLDQGRELARGDVSVIPQAMQAALLPLRAEAENLD from the coding sequence ATGAACGAACTACGCCGCTTGTGGCGACTCTTCCGGCCGTATCGAACCTGGATGCTGGTCGGCACCCTGGCCGCGATCCTGACCCTGCTGGCCAATGTGACGCTCATAGCCGCCGCCGGCTGGTTCCTGACCGCCATGGCCGCCGCCGGCGCCGCGGGCGTGGCCATGAACTATTTCACCCCGGCGGCGCTGATCCGGGGCAGCGCCATGATCCGTACCGCCGGACGCTATGGCGAACGGCTCGTCAACCATGAGGCGACCTTCCGGCTGATCGCCAGTCTGCGGGTGTGGTTCTACCAACATCTCGAACCGCTCGCCCCGGCGCGGCTCCAGCAGTATCACAGCGGCGATCTCCTGAGCCGCATCCGTGCCGACATCGACGCGCTCGACAATCTCTATGTCCGGGTGCTGGTGCCGGTCGCGGTGGCCAATGTCAGCATCCTGCTCTTCACCGTCTTTCTGTTCGTCTACCATCCCCTGCTCGCCCTCTCCGGCCTGACCTTCCTGGTGCTGGCCGGGGTGGGACTACCGATCTGGTCGCAGGCGCGCGGTCTGGAGCCCGGACGGCGCATCGCCGAGGACGAGGCCGCCTTGCGCGCCGCCGTCATCGACGGCATCCAGGGCATGGCCGAACTCACGCTCTATGGCGCCGCCGAGCGTCAGGCCCAACGCATCGACACACTCAGCCGGCGTCTGATCGCCGATCAGACGCGCTTGAGCAGCGATCACGGTCTGACCCAGGCCGCCGTCGGACTCTGCGCCGGCCTGAGCCTGTGGGTGCTGCTGTGGATCGCCATCCCGCTGATCGACGACGGACGACTCATGCCGCCGCAACTGGCGATGCTGGCCCTGTTCACGCTCGCCGGCTTCGAGGCCGTCGCCCCCCTGCCCCAGGCGTTCCAGATGCTCGGGCGCACCCTGGCCGCGGCGCATCGGCTGTTCTCCATCGTCGATACCGAACCGGCGGTGGCCGAGCCGGACACGCCTTCACCCCAACCCGAACGCTTCGACCTCGAATTCGACGATGTCGGCTTCACCTACCCGGACGCGCCGCGTCCCGCACTCTCCGGCATCCGGCTCCAGGTGCCCCAGGGCACGCGCGCGGCCGTGATCGGTGCGACCGGCTCGGGCAAGAGCACGCTGTTCAATCTGCTGCTGCGCTTCTGGGCGCCGGACTCGGGCCGCATCCGCGTCGGCGGTCACGACATCCTGGACTTCCACGGCGACGATCTGCGCCGCCATATCGCCGTGGTCAGCCAGCATACCCATCTGTTCGACGCCACCATCCGCGAGAACCTGCTGATCGCCAAACCCGATGCCGGCCAGGAGGCGATCGAGGCCGCCTGTCGCGTGGCCCAGATCCACGACTTCATCGTCGAGCTGCCCGAGGGCTATGACACCTGGGTCGGTGAGACCGGCGTGCGACTCTCGGGCGGTCAGGGTCGGCGCATCGCCGTGGCGCGCGCCCTGCTCAAGGATGCGCCCATCCTGCTGCTCGACGAACCGACCGAAGGCCTGGACGCCGCCACCGAGCGCGATCTGATGCAGGCGCTCGACGAGCTCATGACCGGACGCACCGTGCTGCTCATCACCCATCGCCCGGCCGGTCTGGACTGGGTCGATCAGGTGCTGGTGCTCGATCAGGGACGCGAGCTGGCACGTGGCGACGTCTCGGTCATCCCGCAGGCGATGCAGGCGGCCCTGCTGCCGCTGCGCGCCGAGGCCGAAAACCTAGATTGA
- a CDS encoding adenosine kinase: MAKYHIYGIGNALVDMEYEVTPEDLGILGIDKGVMTLVDERQQLDIMQHLRDYHHRRGSGGSAANSIIAFSQFGGKGFYSCKVADDELGHFYMKDLIEGGVDTNHHTEKDQGHTGRCVVLVTPDSDRTMCTFLGVSGNLSTNELVEEALCDSDWFYTEGYLVTSDSARAASIEAKRIAEAAGVKTAISLSDPNMVKFFKPGLLEMIGSGVDLLFANEFEAMGMAGSDDLHQAVDYLKTIARHFAITRGPKGALVWDGQALIEIDPVSVEPVDTVGAGDMFAGAFLYGLSRGWSHQRAGDLASAASARLVTTLGPRLPTEETRSILKAF; encoded by the coding sequence ATGGCGAAATATCACATCTACGGCATCGGCAATGCCCTGGTCGACATGGAATACGAAGTCACGCCCGAGGATCTGGGCATCCTCGGCATCGACAAGGGCGTCATGACCCTGGTCGACGAGCGCCAGCAGCTCGACATCATGCAGCATCTGCGCGATTACCATCATCGGCGCGGCTCGGGCGGCTCGGCGGCCAACTCCATCATCGCCTTCAGTCAGTTCGGCGGTAAGGGCTTCTATTCCTGCAAGGTCGCCGACGACGAGCTGGGTCACTTCTATATGAAGGATCTGATCGAGGGCGGCGTGGACACCAATCACCACACCGAGAAGGATCAAGGCCACACCGGGCGCTGCGTGGTGCTGGTAACGCCGGACAGCGACCGCACCATGTGCACCTTCCTGGGCGTGAGCGGCAACCTCTCGACCAACGAACTGGTCGAAGAGGCGCTGTGCGATTCGGACTGGTTCTATACCGAGGGCTATCTGGTCACGTCCGACTCGGCGCGCGCGGCTTCGATCGAGGCCAAGCGGATCGCCGAGGCGGCGGGCGTCAAGACCGCCATCTCGCTGTCCGATCCCAACATGGTCAAGTTCTTCAAGCCCGGACTGCTGGAGATGATCGGCTCGGGCGTGGATCTGCTGTTCGCCAACGAGTTCGAGGCCATGGGCATGGCCGGCTCGGACGATCTGCATCAGGCGGTCGACTATCTCAAGACCATCGCGCGCCATTTCGCCATCACCCGCGGTCCCAAGGGCGCGCTGGTCTGGGACGGCCAGGCGTTGATCGAGATCGATCCGGTCAGCGTCGAGCCCGTGGACACGGTCGGCGCGGGCGACATGTTCGCGGGCGCCTTCCTCTACGGGTTGAGCCGGGGCTGGAGCCACCAACGCGCGGGCGATCTCGCTTCCGCGGCCTCCGCCAGACTGGTGACGACGCTCGGGCCACGCCTCCCGACCGAAGAGACCCGGTCCATCCTGAAGGCCTTCTGA